The Streptococcus marmotae genome contains the following window.
AACAGGTTCTGGAAAATCAACCTTGGTCAATCTGCTTCCGCGATTTTATGATGTGAGTGAAGGACGGATTCTGCTCGACGGCGTTGATGTGAGAGACTACAGTGAGGCGGATTTGCATGCCAAAGTCGGCTATATTCCGCAAAAAGCTGTTTTATTCTCGGGGATATCCGTAGCAATATCGACTTTGGGGAAAGCAAGGAAAGTCCACTCAGTGATGAAGCGATTTGGGAGGCCTTGGATTTGGCACAGGCCAAAAGCTTTGTCGAGGAAAAAGAAGATGGTCTTTCTTCCCACGTTTCCCAGTCTGGAAGCAATTTTTCTGGAGGACAGCGTCAGCGCTTAGCTATTGCTCGTGCCCTTGCTCGTAAGCCTGAAATCTTGATTTTTGATGACTCTTTCTCAGCTCTTGATTATCGGACGGATCGTACTCTTCGGGAGGAACTCGCAAAGCGTACTGCTGGTATGACCAAGTTGATTGTTGCACAGCGGATTTCAACGATTATGGATGCGGATCAAATCTTGGTGCTTGACAACGGAAAAGTAGTCGGTCAAGGAACCCATAAAGAATTACTTGCACAGAACGAAGTGTATCAAGAAATTGCTTACTCACAATTATCGAAGGAGGAATTGGAAAATGGAAAATAAAAAATCTTCTTTATTGAACCAGATGAAGCCCTATACCAAAGGCTTCCAAGTTCCTTTTGTCGTTGCGGTGATTGGAGCGATTATCTCAAGCATTATCACGGTAATTGGTCCTGATAAACTCAGCGAGATTACAGACTTGATCACCAAGGGCTTGATGACGGGAATTGATACGGATAAGGTGTCAGAAATCGCGATGACCCTAGCTATTCTTTACGGAATTGGAGCGGTGGTTAACTACGCTCAAGCCTTTACTATTTCAACAATCGTTCAGCATTTTTCAAAACGGTTGCGGACGGCGATTGCAGAAAAAATTAACAAACTCCCTCTCCGTTATTTTGATAGTCATTCGCAAGGTGATACCTTATCCCGTGTCACCAATGATGTGGATACGGCTAGCCAATCCCTCAACCAAAGTTTGGGGACGGTTCTTTCTTCTAGTATTCTCTTGGTAGCAGCCCTCATTATGATGTTTAAAACCAATGTGACCTTATCCTTTGTCACCATTGCTTCTGTCTTGTTTGGCTTTGTCTTTGTTGGTATTATCATGGGGCGTGCAAAGGGCTTCTTCAAAAGTCAGCAGACCAATCTTGCTAATGTAAATGGCTATGTAGAAGAAATGTACTCTGGGCATTCGGTGGTTGCTAGCTATCATGCGGGTCGTACAGTAAAAGAAGAGTTTCAGCATCTCAATCAAGCCCTGTACACAAGTATGTGGAAATCCCAATTCATTTCAGGGATTATGATGCCCATGATGATGTTTATCGGAAACTTTGGTTACGTCATGGTTGTAGTGACAGGAGCAGCCTTGACACTAAATGGTCATGCAACCATGGGAACGATTGTAGCCTTTATGGTCTATGTGCGGATCTTCTCTCAGCCCCTTTCTCAGATTGCCCAAGGTTTGACAGTCTTACAATCAGCTAGCGCTGCGATGGGTCGTGTGTTTGAATTCTTGGGTGAGCCTGAAATGGAGGTGGACAGCCATAAGGCACAAGAACTTAGTACTGTAAAAGGCGATGTCACATTTGAGCACGTTTCCTTTGGCTATTCTGCTGATAAGACCATTATCCATGACTTCTCCGCAATAGCTAAGGCTGGGCAAAAAATTGCCATTGTGGGGCCAACAGGAGCTGGAAAGACGACCATTGTCAATCTCTTGATGAAGTTCTATGACATTGATCAAGGCCGTATTTTGATTGACGGGATTGATACCAAAAATATGAAACGTTCTGAAGTTCATGATGCCTTTAGTATGGTCTTACAAGATACCTGGCTCTTTGAGGGAACGATTAAGGAAAATCTGATTTATAATCAAAGCCATGTTTCAGACGAAGCGGTTATCGAAGCTGCCAAAGCAGTCGGAGTGCATCATTTTATTATGACCTTGCCGAAAGGCTACGATACCCTGCTAGATGATACGGTAAACTTATCTGTCGGGCAAAAACAATTGCTAACCATTGCACGTGCCTTGTTGAAAAATGCTCCCCTTCTGATCCTTGATGAGGCAACTAGCTCTGTTGATACGCGGACAGAGGAATTGATCCAAAGGGCCATGGATAAACTGATGGAAGGCCGTACTTCCTTT
Protein-coding sequences here:
- a CDS encoding ABC transporter ATP-binding protein, translating into MENKKSSLLNQMKPYTKGFQVPFVVAVIGAIISSIITVIGPDKLSEITDLITKGLMTGIDTDKVSEIAMTLAILYGIGAVVNYAQAFTISTIVQHFSKRLRTAIAEKINKLPLRYFDSHSQGDTLSRVTNDVDTASQSLNQSLGTVLSSSILLVAALIMMFKTNVTLSFVTIASVLFGFVFVGIIMGRAKGFFKSQQTNLANVNGYVEEMYSGHSVVASYHAGRTVKEEFQHLNQALYTSMWKSQFISGIMMPMMMFIGNFGYVMVVVTGAALTLNGHATMGTIVAFMVYVRIFSQPLSQIAQGLTVLQSASAAMGRVFEFLGEPEMEVDSHKAQELSTVKGDVTFEHVSFGYSADKTIIHDFSAIAKAGQKIAIVGPTGAGKTTIVNLLMKFYDIDQGRILIDGIDTKNMKRSEVHDAFSMVLQDTWLFEGTIKENLIYNQSHVSDEAVIEAAKAVGVHHFIMTLPKGYDTLLDDTVNLSVGQKQLLTIARALLKNAPLLILDEATSSVDTRTEELIQRAMDKLMEGRTSFVIAHRLSTIRNADLILVMKDGNIIEQGNHDALMAQNGFYANLYNSQFVEE